A stretch of Fulvia fulva chromosome 4, complete sequence DNA encodes these proteins:
- a CDS encoding Ornithine aminotransferase codes for MAPIAIEPETNGGHAIGTNGSLNAKATSFEPLHPSSGYHAASSSQAMSSESAYAAHNYHPLPIVFSKAKGSSVWDPEGKHYLDFLSAYSAVNQGHCHPKLIQALTDQASRLTLSSRAFYNDVFPVFAEKITTMMGFDMVLPMNTGAEAVETAVKIARKWGYKVKGIPQDKALVFGVQENFHGRTFAAITLSSDPESRDNYGPYLPNIGAVCPSSGKPIPFGDVKALEEALEKHGKETAAFLVEPIQGEAGIVVPHEDYLRKARELCTKHNVLLICDEIQTGIARTGKMLCHEWSGIKPDLVLLGKAISGGMYPVSCVLGSKEVMLTIEPGTHGSTYGGNPLGSAVAIKALEIIEEENLVQRAQELGEVFRNGLRDIQTRDPMIETIRGKGLLNAIVIDESKTGGHSAWDLCMLMKEKGLLAKPTHQNIIRLAPPLVISEDEIKSALSIIEAAVKELPTLKGEKEQKVIPPGEKNVHIGVDN; via the coding sequence ATGGCACCAATCGCAATTGAGCCAGAGACGAACGGCGGCCATGCCATTGGCACAAACGGCAGTCTGAACGCCAAAGCAACCTCTTTCGAGCCTCTGCACCCATCCTCAGGCTACCATGCCGCCTCCTCGAGCCAGGCCATGTCCTCAGAGTCTGCCTACGCCGCACACAACTACCACCCGCTCCCGATCGTCTTCTCCAAGGCAAAGGGCTCGTCCGTGTGGGATCCAGAGGGCAAGCACTACCTCGACTTCCTCTCTGCATACTCAGCAGTGAACCAAGGACATTGCCacccgaagctcatccagGCACTGACCGACCAGGCCTCTCGGCTTACACTTTCCAGCCGAGCATTCTACAACGATGTCTTCCCGGTATTCGCGGAGAAGATTACAACCATGATGGGCTTCGACATGGTTCTGCCCATGAACACAGGAGCAGAGGCAGTGGAGACTGCTGTCAAGATCGCGAGAAAGTGGGGATACAAGGTGAAGGGCATACCACAGGACAAGGCACTTGTGTTTGGCGTGCAGGAGAACTTCCATGGCAGGACATTCGCTGCGATTACACTGTCGTCCGACCCAGAAAGCCGAGACAACTACGGTCCGTACCTTCCAAACATTGGCGCTGTGTGCCCATCCTCCGGCAAACCAATTCCCTTCGGCGATGTCAAGGCTCTTGAGGAGGCCCTTGAGAAGCACGGCAAAGAGACGGCAGCATTCTTGGTCGAGCCAATACAAGGAGAGGCAGGCATCGTGGTACCGCACGAAGACTACTTGCGGAAGGCGCGCGAGCTCTGCACGAAGCACAATGTCCTGCTGATCTGCGACGAGATCCAGACGGGTATCGCACGCACGGGCAAGATGCTCTGCCACGAGTGGAGTGGCATCAAGCCAGACCTTGTCCTTCTTGGCAAGGCCATCTCGGGTGGCATGTACCCAGTATCCTGCGTTCTTGGTTCGAAGGAAGTCATGCTCACAATCGAGCCTGGTACGCACGGCAGCACATACGGTGGTAACCCACTTGGTAGCGCAGTGGCGATCAAGGCCCTCGAGATtatagaagaagagaacCTCGTCCAGCGTGCTCAAGAACTGGGCGAAGTCTTCCGCAACGGCCTTCGCGATATCCAGACGAGAGATCCTATGATCGAGACCATCCGTGGCAAGGGTCTCCTGAACGCTATTGTGATCGATGAGTCCAAGACTGGTGGACACAGCGCTTGGGACTTGTGTATGCTCATGAAGGAGAAGGGACTTCTTGCCAAGCCGACACACCAGAACATCATCCGATTGGCACCACCACTCGTCATCAGCGAAGACGAGATCAAGAGTGCTCTGAGCATCATCGAGGCGGCAGTGAAGGAGCTCCCCACGTTGAAGGGCGAGAAGGAACAGAAAGTTATTCCACCTGGTGAGAAGAACGTGCACATCGGCGTCGACAACTGA